AAAAACTTTGAACAATATTGTCCAAATCATTACCTAGTAATAGAGAAAGAAGGCAGTGTAGTAGTTCAGCAAAATATATTGGGGACCGAGGAGATGGAGACAATAAACCAATTGGATGTTTCCATTGATTATCTGCCTTCTGATTTAAGAACGCGATTAAAAGAAGGTATTATCCTAGACACTAAAAAAGAATTGTTGCATATGCTTGAAAATTTAGAAAGTTAAAAGCCAGAGAATATCTGGCTTTTTTTGATAAAAAGAAGGGTAAACTGGTTTTTTGTAGAACTAGTTAGTAAATAATATATAATATTTAACGGAGTGATATTTATGGATAAAAAAGTAGGACTAATAATTCCCGCTTTTAATGAACAGCCCCGCATATCGGCGGTGCTAGATGTTGTCACCGATATATCTCTGTTTGAGGATATATTGGTAGTTGATGATGGTTCAGAGGATGACACATTTAAAGTTGCAAAAAAATATGACATAAAAGCTATAAGGAATGATGAAAACCTTGGCAAGGGCGCTGCAATGCAAAGAGGATTACAGGAATTGGAAGGCATGGATTTGTACGTTTTTTTGGATGCTGATCTGATAGGCCTTAAGGAAGACCATATAAAAGCGCTCATATCTCCATTTTTTGAGGATGATGAGATGGATATGAGCGTAGGTCAGTTTAAAGATATGAGAAAGAAATCTGTGGATCTAGCACAGAAATATTTTTCTATTTTAAATGGTCAAAGGGCATTAAGCTCTAAATTTGTTGAAATATTGCCTGATATGTCATGGTCTCGTTTTGGAGTGGAGGTACTGCTTTCAAAATATGCTAATCTGACCGATTCCAAAGTATGTTTTCCCATACTGGAAGACATAAGCCATTATACAAAAGAGGAAAAGTTCGGGTTTAAAAAAGGTTTCGCATATAGGTTGCAAATGTATAAAGAGGTGATGTATTCCTTATTTAATCATAAGAAGTATATAGGGTTATCTCCTGAAACCTATGAGGACAGGATGGAAAACTTAAATAGATGAATTGATTTTATCTAGTCATTACTATTTCTGTGTTTGTGCAAAGGTTGTTGATTTTATTTGAATAAAAATATAAAATGTTATAGTAAACTTAATAAAAACAACAAATGAACAATCAGGAGGCGGAAACTTGGTAAAGGATAGAGAAACTATAAAAAATGCACACAGAATAGTAGTAAAAGTAGGAACATCACTTTTAACATATGATACCGGGAAATTGAATCTTGCTTGGATTGAAAAGTTGGTAAGAGTGCTTTCAGACTTGCATAATCAAGGAAAAGAAGTCATACTTGTTTCTTCTGGGGCTATAGGCGTAGGCATGGCTAAGATAGGTATGAGTGCAAAGCCGGATTCTATAAGCGGAAAGCAGGCAATGGCTGCTATAGGCCAAAGTATGCTTATGCATGAATATGATAAAATGTTTAGCGAGTATGGAAAAGTTACCGCTCAAATATTGATTACAAAAGATGTGTTGATAGAAAAAATAAAGAAAAAGAATGCAAAGAATACTTTTAAAGCCCTTTTAGATTATGGCGTTATCCCGGTAGTAAATGAAAACGACACAGTTGCGACAGATGAGATTGAGGTGGGTGAAATAGGTGATAACGATACTTTGTCTGCCATTGTTGCTAAAATAACTGAGGCAGATCTTTTAATATTGCTCACTGATATAGAAGGATTATATACTGATGATCCGAGAAGGAATGCCCATGCAAAGTTGATACATGAAGTGTTATCCATAAGTGAGGAGATAGAAAATGGTGCACATGGCGCTGGTACCGATAGGGGTACAGGAGGAATGAGGACAAAGTTGTCCGCTGCT
This genomic window from Clostridia bacterium contains:
- the proB gene encoding glutamate 5-kinase; protein product: MVKDRETIKNAHRIVVKVGTSLLTYDTGKLNLAWIEKLVRVLSDLHNQGKEVILVSSGAIGVGMAKIGMSAKPDSISGKQAMAAIGQSMLMHEYDKMFSEYGKVTAQILITKDVLIEKIKKKNAKNTFKALLDYGVIPVVNENDTVATDEIEVGEIGDNDTLSAIVAKITEADLLILLTDIEGLYTDDPRRNAHAKLIHEVLSISEEIENGAHGAGTDRGTGGMRTKLSAAKIVTCKGIPMVIISGRNPKNIYKVIDGEDIGTIFLPKKEDRDERSDAKSQ
- a CDS encoding glycosyltransferase family 2 protein, which encodes MDKKVGLIIPAFNEQPRISAVLDVVTDISLFEDILVVDDGSEDDTFKVAKKYDIKAIRNDENLGKGAAMQRGLQELEGMDLYVFLDADLIGLKEDHIKALISPFFEDDEMDMSVGQFKDMRKKSVDLAQKYFSILNGQRALSSKFVEILPDMSWSRFGVEVLLSKYANLTDSKVCFPILEDISHYTKEEKFGFKKGFAYRLQMYKEVMYSLFNHKKYIGLSPETYEDRMENLNR